One Meles meles chromosome 11, mMelMel3.1 paternal haplotype, whole genome shotgun sequence DNA segment encodes these proteins:
- the LOC123953573 gene encoding olfactory receptor 1L8-like translates to MARVNQTSSVSEFILLGLSSRPEDQTPLFFLFLTMYLVTIIGNLLIILAIHSDPQLQTPMYFFLSFLSFTDICFTTTVVPRMLVNFLSEKTISYAGCLTQMYFIYALGNTDSCLLAVMVFDRYVAICDPFHYVTTMNHHCCVLLVAFSCSLPYLHSLLHTLLLNRLTFCDSNVIHHSLCDLSPLMKLSCSPTFVNEIVIMSECSIVLGTPFLCIIFSYLRILIAVLKIPSAAGKRKAFSTCGSHLTVVALFYGSIFYVYLQPLSTYTARDHIATLVYTVLSSMLNPFIYSLRNKDLKQGLKKLMGRKKSQAAPS, encoded by the coding sequence ATGGCAAGAGTCAACCAAACCAGCAGTGTCTCTGAGTTCATTCTCCTGGGACTCTCCTCCAGGCCTGAAGACCAGACACcactctttttcctcttcctcaccaTGTACCTGGTCACCATAATCGGGAACCTACTCATCATCCTGGCCATCCACTCTGACCCCCAGCTCCAGACCCCCATGTATTTCTTCTTGAGTTTCCTGTCCTTCACTGACATTTGCTTTACAACAACCGTTGTCCCCAGGATGCTTGTGAACTTCCTGTCAGAGAAGACCATCTCCTATGCTGGGTGTCTGACACAGATGTATTTCATTTATGCTCTGGGCAACACTGACAGCTGCCTTCTGGCAGTCATGGTCTttgatcgctatgtggccatctgtgaCCCCTTCCACTATGTCACCACCATGAACCACCACTGCTGTGTCCTGCTGGTGGCCTTTTCCTGCTCACTTCCTTACCTCCACTCACTCCTACATACACTGCTACTGAATCGCCTCACCTTCTGTGACTCCAATGTTATCCATCACTCCCTCTGTGACCTCAGTCCCCTGATGAAGTTGTCGTGCTCCCCCACTTTTGTCAATGAAATTGTGATAATGTCAGAGTGTTCTATTGTTTTGGGGACCCCCTTTCTGTGcattattttctcttatcttCGAATCCTCATTGCAGTTCTCAAGATCCCCTCAGCCGCTGGGAAACGCaaagccttctccacctgtgGCTCTCACCTCACCGTGGTAGCACTCTTTTATGGAAGCATCTTCTATGTCTATTTACAGCCCCTGTCCACCTACACTGCCAGGGACCACATAGCAACACTTGTCTACACAGTTCTGTCCTCCATGCTAAACCCTTTTATCTACAGTCTGAGAAACAAAGATCTGAAACAGGGCCTGAAGAAGCTGATGGGCAGGAAGAAGTCCCAGGCAGCACCCTCTTGA